One Triplophysa dalaica isolate WHDGS20190420 chromosome 1, ASM1584641v1, whole genome shotgun sequence DNA segment encodes these proteins:
- the arhgef11 gene encoding rho guanine nucleotide exchange factor 11 isoform X7: MSLRHPTSTLDRLSSLTLGDSERRSSLGQQREALSDFSTENTGLVQRCVVVQRDNLGFGFTVCGERIKLVQNVRPGGAAVKAGVQEGDRIIKVNGSLVSSMSHQEVVKIIKSGTYVALTLQGSPPSATSVPLQPLSTDLLPNHKTALVGEAVSSPLPPTTPTGSSTPTQRITGPKPLQDPEVQKHATEILRKMLEQEEAELQNLLEEQSRYPSPSLEERIGSAKRRANQVRVKIQRDVDGTRSEVIASYLMAGEGRLSMDSSEGDVEASESPFSSPSTFLRHPLHQSQSNTNTTDTGGKTQIIGPEEEEEDDDEYLINEIDGPFQDIELLKSRPAHMTVFMRYVFNQLLDPNPLLFYLSVEAYLGSSPKDARSIAPQICSHFLDHDAPLKIKVREEFLTDIESRLHAQEDIRGPLSELQQQVFSDIQDQLQDYRNKQMMGLGSLFGETDLQQLDGDPVKERQVVEKQVVGLWEILSKHEEERSSPLASAVHLYLRHSGIKLRDSKVFPGLISEKEKWLPFFPKTKKLSSAKREKDGEDKKRNPILKYIGKPRNTSQSIRPGNVQNIIQQFESHSDTVEDGESDGQTLSSSSFGEDSMESLTTSVRLARSESLKAQGEGRRRGGGTGSETVPRSRSDVDMEDCEEREGPSLRLLHHSASSSVSSSSARSLENPTPPYTPRSRRRSVDSPVALLPDAPALEEEVIDSHNWQETVEAHVLASLTSREIDRQAVIYELFTTEVSHLRTLRVLDQVFFQKMQSVLSQEELSCIFLNLHQVYELHASLCESMKNRRASVIVQGIGDLMLARFEGEAGDQFQEQVSLLCSQQSQALELIKNKQRKDPRFAHLIQECEASPHCRRLQLKDLLVSEMQRLTKYPLLLDNIIKHTEESSPDLQLLQRAQACCRGILQAVNEVVRETDHKNRLSQYQRRLDLTPLERQANPVAAQFKNLDLTTKRMIHEGPLTWKVSKDKTIEIQALLLSDLLVLLQRGPDDRLILRCPSRSVGGVGATDPKTPFCPVVRLDSSLVRPVATDNKALYVISTSESQIYELVAGTSSEKNIWKNLLEKTIASATQGANTTKQPSPALTSDVPSSANPLDFSLSEGSVSLAPDSVSDDECSVTPIDKSVACHHEDGESYLNTKAGVAEAALQDVKTLRQLIFRDLEDGWSQDSDDTPTNETATNESPFADMLRLDVSDPDLKESPSKCLEDHVDAPPLEVVVPTVQVVRKVVGVGSSIPDEISDDVTSNQSSEERGNMFYLVMPKEQAGALTDESSTDEIKDVSENLEIQNLSSTSFLEEKEQDTPCLSPTDQSLPDNLGHGEVLSQSQVSTQRHMIKNVDEIFHTIEELMRKLNHLRNIEADHYKLLKKLSRPVSDDNASGDLVHMSPAAVRKSSLDHGAGNGKEGISVESAQPEIQSTGF, translated from the exons ATGAGTCTTCGACATCCAACCTCTACTCTGGACAG GTTGAGCAGTTTGACTTTGGGGGATTCCGAACGCCGGTCCTCCCTTGGCCAGCAGAGAGAGGCACTGTCAGATTTTTCCACGGAGAACACag GTCTAGTCCAAAGATGTGTGGTTGTTCAACGGGACAATCTGGGGTTTGGCTTCACTGTGTGTGGGGAGAGGATCAAACTAGTGCAGAATGTTCGACCAG GTGGAGCAGCAGTCAAGGCTGGGGTCCAGGAAGGGGACAGAATTATAAAG GTCAATGGCTCGTTGGTTTCATCCATGTCTCATCAGGAAGTAGTAAAAATTATCAAAT CTGGGACGTATGTGGCGTTGACTCTGCAGGGCTCCCCACCTTCTGCTACGTCTGTCCCCCTTCAACCCCTTTCTACTGACCTATTGCCCAATCACAAGACCGCATTGGTAGGTGAAGCTGTGTCTTCCCCACTCCCCCCAACGACACCTACAGGAAGCAGCACCCCAACCCAAAGAATCACAGGACCCAAACCATTACAG GATCCTGAGGTGCAAAAACATGCTACAGAAATCCTCAGAAAGATGTTGGAGCAAGAGGAGGCAGAACTACAG AACCTGTTGGAGGAGCAGTCTCGTTACCCCTCCCCTTCCCTAGAGGAGCGAATAGGAAGTGCCAAACGAAGAGCGAATCAAGTCAGAGTGAAGATTCAGCGAGATGTG GATGGAACGCGATCAGAGGTTATTGCCAGTTATCTTATGGCTGGTGAAG GCCGTTTATCAATGGACTCCAGTGAAGGAGATGTTGAG GCAAGTGAGAGTCCCTTCTCCTCCCCTTCCACCTTTCTCCGGCATCCCCTGCACCAAAGCCAGTCCAACACAAACACCACTGACACG GGAGGAAAGACCCAGATCATTGGAccagaggaagaagaggaggatgatgatgagTACCTGATAAATGAG ATTGATGGACCTTTCCAGGACATAGAGCTGCTGAAAAGTCGTCCGGCACACATGACTGTATTTATGAGATATGTTTTTAATCAACTTCTGGATCCCAACCCACTG CTGTTTTACTTGTCTGTGGAGGCATATCTGGGTTCGAGCCCAAAAGACGCCCGCTCCATCGCTCCTCAGATTTGCTCCCATTTCCTGGACCATGATGCT CCTCTGAAGATCAAAGTGAGAGAGGAGTTCCTTACAGATATAG AGAGTCGTCTTCATGCACAGGAGGACATTCGAGGGCCTCTTTCTGAACTACAACAGCAGGTGTTCTCAGATATTCAAGACCAGCTTCAAGACTACAG GAATAAGCAGATGATGGGTTTGGGATCTCTGTTTGGAGAGACTGACCTGCAGCAGTTAGATGGAGACCCTGTGAAAGAGAGACAGGTGGTGGAGAAACAGGTTGTTGGGCTGTGGGAAATCTT GTCAAAACATGAAGAAGAGAGAAG ttctcCGCTAGCATCTGCTGTTCACTTGTATCTAAGACACTCGGGTATTAAGCTTAGAGACTCTAAAGTGTTTCCCGGCTTGATCTCGGAGAAGGAGAAGTGGCTTCCATTCTTTCCCAAAACTAAAAAG CTGAGCAGCGCAAAAAGGGAGAAGGATGGAGAAGATAAGAAAAGGAATCCTATATTGAAGTACATAGGGAAGCCCAGGAATACATCTCAGTCGA TTCGTCCAGGCAACGTTCAAAACATCATCCAGCAGTTCGAGAGTCATTCAGACACTGTTGAAGACGGAGAAAGTGACGGGCAGACGTTATCTTCCAGCAGCTTTGGGGAGGACAGCATGGAAAG TTTAACCACATCGGTGCGTTTGGCTCGTAGTGAGTCATTAAAAGCTCAGGGGGAGGGGCGGCGACGAGGAGGTGGAACAGGGTCAGAAACTGTTCCACGTTCCAGGAGTGATGTGGATATGGAGGACTGCGAGGAGAGGGAAGGGCCGAGTCTGAGGCTGTTACATCACAGCGCCTCGTCTTCAGTGTCCAGCAGCTCAGCTCG ATCCCTGGAGAATCCAACACCACCTTACACCCCTCGCTCCCGCCGCAG GAGCGTGGACTCTCCTGTGGCTCTGCTACCCGATGCCCCTGCTCTGGAAGAGGAAGTGATCGACTCTCATAACTGGCAGGAGACAGTGGAGGCACACGTGCTGGCATCTCTAACTTCACGTGAAATAGACAGACAAGCTGTCATCTACG AGCTGTTCACCACAGAGGTGTCTCATCTGCGGACTCTTAGGGTTTTAGATCAGGTGTTCTTCCAGAAGATGCAGAGTGTTCTCAGTCAAGAAGAGCTCTCCTGCATCTTCCTGAACCTGCATCAGGTCTATGAACTACACG CAAGCTTATGCGAGTCCATGAAGAATCGCAGGGCATCTGTCATCGTTCAGGGCATCGGTGACCTCATGCTGGCCAGA TTTGAAGGGGAGGCAGGGGACCAGTTTCAGGAGCAGGTGTCTCTTCTGTGCAGTCAACAGAGTCAAGCGCTGGAATTGATCAAAAACAAACAGCGCAAAGACCCCCGGTTCGCCCACCTAATACAG GAATGCGAGGCCAGTCCACACTGCCGTAGGTTACAGCTGAAAGATCTCCTGGTTTCTGAAATGCAGAGATTGACTAAATATCCACTACTGCTGGATAACATTATCAAGCACACAGAGG AGAGTTCTCCGGACCTGCAACTGTTGCAGAGAGCCCAGGCGTGCTGCCGTGGGATACTACAGGCCGTCAACGAGGTCGTCAGGGAGACCGACCACAAGAACCGTCTCAGCCAATACCAGCGCAGGCTTGATCTCACGCCCCTGGAAAGACAGGCTAATCCTGTTGCAGCACAATTTAAG AATCTGGACCTCACCACTAAGAGAATGATCCATGAGGGTCCCCTCACATGGAAAGTCAgcaaagacaaaacaattg AGATCCAGGCATTGTTACTGTCAGATCTCTTGGTGCTGCTTCAGAGGGGTCCAGACGACCGGCTCATCCTGCGCTGTCCATCCCGATCGGTGGGTGGGGTCGGTGCTACAGACCCCAAAACTCCATTCTGCCCTGTCGTCCGTCTTGACTCCTCCCTTGTCCGACCAGTCGCGACAG ACAATAAGGCTCTGTATGTAATTAGCACGTCAGAGAGCCAGATCTACGAGCTGGTGGCCGGTACATCTTCCGAGAAAAACAT CTGGAAAAACTTGCTTGAAAAGACAATCGCTTCAGCCACTCAAGGAGCAAACACGACCAAACAGCCATCTCCAGCACT GACCTCAGATGTGCCTTCGTCTGCCAATCCATTAG ACTTTTCACTATCCGAGGGGTCTGTGTCTCTGGCACCGGACTCGGTTAGCGATGATGAATGTTCTGTCACACCAATCGACAAGTCTGTGGCATGTCATCATGAGGATGGGGAGAGTTACCTCAACACAAAAGCTGGTGTTGCAGAAGCTGCTCTTCAAGATG TGAAAACCCTGCGACAGCTCATCTTCAGGGATCTTGAGGATGGGTGGAGTCAGGATTCAGATGACACACCCACTAATGAAACGGCCACAAATGAAAGTCCTTTTGCAGATATGCTAAGGCTAGATGTTTCTGACCCGGACCTTAAGGAGAGCCCTAGCAAATGTCTGGAGGACCATGTAGATGCCCCCCCTTTAGAGGTGGTGGTACCTACTGTTCAGGTTGTAAGAAAAG TTGTGGGTGTGGGCTCTTCTATACCTGATGAAATCTCTGATGATGTCACCTCCAACCAATCCTCTGAAGAAAGAG GGAACATGTTTTATCTGGTAATGCCCAAAGAGCAAGCCGGTGCTCTCACAGATGAAAGCAGCACAGATGAGATCAAAGACGTATCTGAGAACCTTGAGATTCAGAACTTGTCCTCAACATCCTTTTTGGAAGAAAAAGAGCAAGATACTCCTTGCCTCTCTCCAACAGACCAATCACTGCCTGACAACCTTGGTCACGGAGAAGTGCTTAGCCAATCACAAGTTAGCACCCAGCGCCACATGATCAAGAACGTGGATGAGATCTTCCACACGATTGAAGAGCTCATGAGAAAATTAAACCATCTTAGG AACATTGAAGCAGACCATTACAAACTCCTGAAGAAATTAAGCAGGCCAGTTTCGGATGATAACGCGTCAGGTGACCTTGTCCACATGTCTCCCGCAGCAGTCAGAAAATCATCACTAGACCATGGAGCCGGCAATG GTAAAGAAGGCATCTCAGTAGAATCGGCTCAGCCTGAAATCCAGTCTACTGGGTTCTGA
- the arhgef11 gene encoding rho guanine nucleotide exchange factor 11 isoform X5, giving the protein MSLRHPTSTLDSPFAAWLSSLTLGDSERRSSLGQQREALSDFSTENTGTGLVQRCVVVQRDNLGFGFTVCGERIKLVQNVRPGGAAVKAGVQEGDRIIKVNGSLVSSMSHQEVVKIIKSGTYVALTLQGSPPSATSVPLQPLSTDLLPNHKTALVGEAVSSPLPPTTPTGSSTPTQRITGPKPLQDPEVQKHATEILRKMLEQEEAELQNLLEEQSRYPSPSLEERIGSAKRRANQVRVKIQRDVDGTRSEVIASYLMAGEGRLSMDSSEGDVEASESPFSSPSTFLRHPLHQSQSNTNTTDTGGKTQIIGPEEEEEDDDEYLINEIDGPFQDIELLKSRPAHMTVFMRYVFNQLLDPNPLLFYLSVEAYLGSSPKDARSIAPQICSHFLDHDAPLKIKVREEFLTDIESRLHAQEDIRGPLSELQQQVFSDIQDQLQDYRNKQMMGLGSLFGETDLQQLDGDPVKERQVVEKQVVGLWEILSKHEEERSSPLASAVHLYLRHSGIKLRDSKVFPGLISEKEKWLPFFPKTKKLSSAKREKDGEDKKRNPILKYIGKPRNTSQSIRPGNVQNIIQQFESHSDTVEDGESDGQTLSSSSFGEDSMESLTTSVRLARSESLKAQGEGRRRGGGTGSETVPRSRSDVDMEDCEEREGPSLRLLHHSASSSVSSSSARSLENPTPPYTPRSRRRSVDSPVALLPDAPALEEEVIDSHNWQETVEAHVLASLTSREIDRQAVIYELFTTEVSHLRTLRVLDQVFFQKMQSVLSQEELSCIFLNLHQVYELHASLCESMKNRRASVIVQGIGDLMLARFEGEAGDQFQEQVSLLCSQQSQALELIKNKQRKDPRFAHLIQECEASPHCRRLQLKDLLVSEMQRLTKYPLLLDNIIKHTEESSPDLQLLQRAQACCRGILQAVNEVVRETDHKNRLSQYQRRLDLTPLERQANPVAAQFKNLDLTTKRMIHEGPLTWKVSKDKTIEIQALLLSDLLVLLQRGPDDRLILRCPSRSVGGVGATDPKTPFCPVVRLDSSLVRPVATDNKALYVISTSESQIYELVAGTSSEKNIWKNLLEKTIASATQGANTTKQPSPALTSDVPSSANPLDFSLSEGSVSLAPDSVSDDECSVTPIDKSVACHHEDGESYLNTKAGVAEAALQDVKTLRQLIFRDLEDGWSQDSDDTPTNETATNESPFADMLRLDVSDPDLKESPSKCLEDHVDAPPLEVVVPTVQVVRKVVGVGSSIPDEISDDVTSNQSSEERGNMFYLVMPKEQAGALTDESSTDEIKDVSENLEIQNLSSTSFLEEKEQDTPCLSPTDQSLPDNLGHGEVLSQSQVSTQRHMIKNVDEIFHTIEELMRKLNHLRNIEADHYKLLKKLSRPVSDDNASGDLVHMSPAAVRKSSLDHGAGNGKEGISVESAQPEIQSTGF; this is encoded by the exons ATGAGTCTTCGACATCCAACCTCTACTCTGGACAG TCCTTTTGCTGCTTG GTTGAGCAGTTTGACTTTGGGGGATTCCGAACGCCGGTCCTCCCTTGGCCAGCAGAGAGAGGCACTGTCAGATTTTTCCACGGAGAACACag GGACAGGTCTAGTCCAAAGATGTGTGGTTGTTCAACGGGACAATCTGGGGTTTGGCTTCACTGTGTGTGGGGAGAGGATCAAACTAGTGCAGAATGTTCGACCAG GTGGAGCAGCAGTCAAGGCTGGGGTCCAGGAAGGGGACAGAATTATAAAG GTCAATGGCTCGTTGGTTTCATCCATGTCTCATCAGGAAGTAGTAAAAATTATCAAAT CTGGGACGTATGTGGCGTTGACTCTGCAGGGCTCCCCACCTTCTGCTACGTCTGTCCCCCTTCAACCCCTTTCTACTGACCTATTGCCCAATCACAAGACCGCATTGGTAGGTGAAGCTGTGTCTTCCCCACTCCCCCCAACGACACCTACAGGAAGCAGCACCCCAACCCAAAGAATCACAGGACCCAAACCATTACAG GATCCTGAGGTGCAAAAACATGCTACAGAAATCCTCAGAAAGATGTTGGAGCAAGAGGAGGCAGAACTACAG AACCTGTTGGAGGAGCAGTCTCGTTACCCCTCCCCTTCCCTAGAGGAGCGAATAGGAAGTGCCAAACGAAGAGCGAATCAAGTCAGAGTGAAGATTCAGCGAGATGTG GATGGAACGCGATCAGAGGTTATTGCCAGTTATCTTATGGCTGGTGAAG GCCGTTTATCAATGGACTCCAGTGAAGGAGATGTTGAG GCAAGTGAGAGTCCCTTCTCCTCCCCTTCCACCTTTCTCCGGCATCCCCTGCACCAAAGCCAGTCCAACACAAACACCACTGACACG GGAGGAAAGACCCAGATCATTGGAccagaggaagaagaggaggatgatgatgagTACCTGATAAATGAG ATTGATGGACCTTTCCAGGACATAGAGCTGCTGAAAAGTCGTCCGGCACACATGACTGTATTTATGAGATATGTTTTTAATCAACTTCTGGATCCCAACCCACTG CTGTTTTACTTGTCTGTGGAGGCATATCTGGGTTCGAGCCCAAAAGACGCCCGCTCCATCGCTCCTCAGATTTGCTCCCATTTCCTGGACCATGATGCT CCTCTGAAGATCAAAGTGAGAGAGGAGTTCCTTACAGATATAG AGAGTCGTCTTCATGCACAGGAGGACATTCGAGGGCCTCTTTCTGAACTACAACAGCAGGTGTTCTCAGATATTCAAGACCAGCTTCAAGACTACAG GAATAAGCAGATGATGGGTTTGGGATCTCTGTTTGGAGAGACTGACCTGCAGCAGTTAGATGGAGACCCTGTGAAAGAGAGACAGGTGGTGGAGAAACAGGTTGTTGGGCTGTGGGAAATCTT GTCAAAACATGAAGAAGAGAGAAG ttctcCGCTAGCATCTGCTGTTCACTTGTATCTAAGACACTCGGGTATTAAGCTTAGAGACTCTAAAGTGTTTCCCGGCTTGATCTCGGAGAAGGAGAAGTGGCTTCCATTCTTTCCCAAAACTAAAAAG CTGAGCAGCGCAAAAAGGGAGAAGGATGGAGAAGATAAGAAAAGGAATCCTATATTGAAGTACATAGGGAAGCCCAGGAATACATCTCAGTCGA TTCGTCCAGGCAACGTTCAAAACATCATCCAGCAGTTCGAGAGTCATTCAGACACTGTTGAAGACGGAGAAAGTGACGGGCAGACGTTATCTTCCAGCAGCTTTGGGGAGGACAGCATGGAAAG TTTAACCACATCGGTGCGTTTGGCTCGTAGTGAGTCATTAAAAGCTCAGGGGGAGGGGCGGCGACGAGGAGGTGGAACAGGGTCAGAAACTGTTCCACGTTCCAGGAGTGATGTGGATATGGAGGACTGCGAGGAGAGGGAAGGGCCGAGTCTGAGGCTGTTACATCACAGCGCCTCGTCTTCAGTGTCCAGCAGCTCAGCTCG ATCCCTGGAGAATCCAACACCACCTTACACCCCTCGCTCCCGCCGCAG GAGCGTGGACTCTCCTGTGGCTCTGCTACCCGATGCCCCTGCTCTGGAAGAGGAAGTGATCGACTCTCATAACTGGCAGGAGACAGTGGAGGCACACGTGCTGGCATCTCTAACTTCACGTGAAATAGACAGACAAGCTGTCATCTACG AGCTGTTCACCACAGAGGTGTCTCATCTGCGGACTCTTAGGGTTTTAGATCAGGTGTTCTTCCAGAAGATGCAGAGTGTTCTCAGTCAAGAAGAGCTCTCCTGCATCTTCCTGAACCTGCATCAGGTCTATGAACTACACG CAAGCTTATGCGAGTCCATGAAGAATCGCAGGGCATCTGTCATCGTTCAGGGCATCGGTGACCTCATGCTGGCCAGA TTTGAAGGGGAGGCAGGGGACCAGTTTCAGGAGCAGGTGTCTCTTCTGTGCAGTCAACAGAGTCAAGCGCTGGAATTGATCAAAAACAAACAGCGCAAAGACCCCCGGTTCGCCCACCTAATACAG GAATGCGAGGCCAGTCCACACTGCCGTAGGTTACAGCTGAAAGATCTCCTGGTTTCTGAAATGCAGAGATTGACTAAATATCCACTACTGCTGGATAACATTATCAAGCACACAGAGG AGAGTTCTCCGGACCTGCAACTGTTGCAGAGAGCCCAGGCGTGCTGCCGTGGGATACTACAGGCCGTCAACGAGGTCGTCAGGGAGACCGACCACAAGAACCGTCTCAGCCAATACCAGCGCAGGCTTGATCTCACGCCCCTGGAAAGACAGGCTAATCCTGTTGCAGCACAATTTAAG AATCTGGACCTCACCACTAAGAGAATGATCCATGAGGGTCCCCTCACATGGAAAGTCAgcaaagacaaaacaattg AGATCCAGGCATTGTTACTGTCAGATCTCTTGGTGCTGCTTCAGAGGGGTCCAGACGACCGGCTCATCCTGCGCTGTCCATCCCGATCGGTGGGTGGGGTCGGTGCTACAGACCCCAAAACTCCATTCTGCCCTGTCGTCCGTCTTGACTCCTCCCTTGTCCGACCAGTCGCGACAG ACAATAAGGCTCTGTATGTAATTAGCACGTCAGAGAGCCAGATCTACGAGCTGGTGGCCGGTACATCTTCCGAGAAAAACAT CTGGAAAAACTTGCTTGAAAAGACAATCGCTTCAGCCACTCAAGGAGCAAACACGACCAAACAGCCATCTCCAGCACT GACCTCAGATGTGCCTTCGTCTGCCAATCCATTAG ACTTTTCACTATCCGAGGGGTCTGTGTCTCTGGCACCGGACTCGGTTAGCGATGATGAATGTTCTGTCACACCAATCGACAAGTCTGTGGCATGTCATCATGAGGATGGGGAGAGTTACCTCAACACAAAAGCTGGTGTTGCAGAAGCTGCTCTTCAAGATG TGAAAACCCTGCGACAGCTCATCTTCAGGGATCTTGAGGATGGGTGGAGTCAGGATTCAGATGACACACCCACTAATGAAACGGCCACAAATGAAAGTCCTTTTGCAGATATGCTAAGGCTAGATGTTTCTGACCCGGACCTTAAGGAGAGCCCTAGCAAATGTCTGGAGGACCATGTAGATGCCCCCCCTTTAGAGGTGGTGGTACCTACTGTTCAGGTTGTAAGAAAAG TTGTGGGTGTGGGCTCTTCTATACCTGATGAAATCTCTGATGATGTCACCTCCAACCAATCCTCTGAAGAAAGAG GGAACATGTTTTATCTGGTAATGCCCAAAGAGCAAGCCGGTGCTCTCACAGATGAAAGCAGCACAGATGAGATCAAAGACGTATCTGAGAACCTTGAGATTCAGAACTTGTCCTCAACATCCTTTTTGGAAGAAAAAGAGCAAGATACTCCTTGCCTCTCTCCAACAGACCAATCACTGCCTGACAACCTTGGTCACGGAGAAGTGCTTAGCCAATCACAAGTTAGCACCCAGCGCCACATGATCAAGAACGTGGATGAGATCTTCCACACGATTGAAGAGCTCATGAGAAAATTAAACCATCTTAGG AACATTGAAGCAGACCATTACAAACTCCTGAAGAAATTAAGCAGGCCAGTTTCGGATGATAACGCGTCAGGTGACCTTGTCCACATGTCTCCCGCAGCAGTCAGAAAATCATCACTAGACCATGGAGCCGGCAATG GTAAAGAAGGCATCTCAGTAGAATCGGCTCAGCCTGAAATCCAGTCTACTGGGTTCTGA